The following DNA comes from Neovison vison isolate M4711 chromosome 13, ASM_NN_V1, whole genome shotgun sequence.
AGCTAGGGAGGAGAGGCTCTTCTTGGATGTCATAACGAAGGCCTTGGGAGAGGGGCCATCACCAGTCATTTGTATCAGCCCTGGGTGGGACCTTCGCCTCCTTGGTGTTGCTGGGTGGGCGTAGCAACCTGTTCCCTGAGTAGGAGGAGGTATTGGCAGGAAGCCAGCCTTGGCAGGGACCCTTTGGCATAATACCCAGGATAAGCCTGAGCTGGGGGCTGGCAAGGGTGCGTCTCTGTTTTGAAGTGTCATTtgcctcccctccagcctcaGAATTGGAGACAGCAGTgatgggcagaggggagggtcagGACTCAAAGTGCAGACACTCAGGTTGGGCATTTCGAGATTCTTTTCCAAGCCTCAGATTCTGCAATGCTCTCAGGGTGAGCTTCTATGACACAGGACCCATGGTGGGTGTCACCTAGCCTTTCTGGTGTCCATCTGGGAGCCAAGCACCAAACATATGTCAGTGCTTATTGCTTGAGCaagtgaatgaaggaaggaatgaaaggcTCCATCTTGACATTCAGCCTGGCTCCTCCGTCTTCTCCAGCAGTGAGCACAGATGGCCTGGTCCCCGATAGCTACAGAGCTGCTCCTGGTCTCCGCCGTCTTCTGCCTGGTACTCTGGGTGGCCAGGGCCTGGCAGCCTCGGGTTCCCAAAGGCCTGAAGAGTCCCCCAGGGCCATGGGGATGGCCCTTGCTGGGGAACGTGCTGACCTTGGGGAAGACCCCACACCTGGCGCTGACGAGGCTGAGCCAGCAATACGGGGATGTGCTGCAAATCCACATTGGCTCCACACCCGTGCTGGTGCTCAGCGGCCTGGACACCATCCGGCAGGCCCTAGTGCAACAGGGGGATGATTTCAAGGGCCGGCCTGACCTCTACAGCTTCACTCTGGTTACTGATGGCCAAAGCATGACCTTCAACCCAGACTCTGGACCAGTGTGGGCTGCGCGCAGGCGCCTGGCCCAGAACGCCCTGAAGAGCTTCTCCATCGCGTCAGACCCGGCTTCCTTGTGCACCTGCTACCTGGAAGAGCACGTGAGCAAGGAGGCAGAGGCCCTCCTCGGCAGGCTGCAGCAGCGGATGGCAGAGGCGGGGCGCTTTGACCCCTACAACGAGGTGCTCTTCTCCGTGGCCAGTGTCATTGGTGCCATGTGCTTTGGGAAGCGCTTCCCTCAGAGCAGTGAGGAGATGCTCAGCCTTATAAGCAGCACCAATGACTTTGTGGAGACGGCCTCCTCTGGGAACCCTGTGGACTTCTTCCCCATTCTCCGGTATCTGCCGAACCCTTCCCTGCAGAAATTCAAGGCCTTCAACCAGAAGTTCTTTCGGTTCCTGCAGAATATTGTCCAGGAGCACTACCAGGACTTTGACGAGGTGAGCCCAGGGTGTTGGTGGTGAGGGGGCACCCTGCAGGGCCTGGGGGTGGCCCCTCTCACCCAGCCTCCAGGTACGCACACAGCTGAGGAGCTACCAAGGCCCAGGAAGGCTCTGGAATGCATTGGATCAGCTGCTTGACCTGGGACCAATGCCTCTCCCTCTggggcctccatttcctcatccaaCTGCCTCCCTCTCAGGATTGTTCAAAGCCCCAAAGATATTTGCCTGTGAATGAGGCCCTGGCAGAGACCTGCAATGTGGGGGGCTATTATCAGGAGAAGGCTCTTGTTCTGCAGGAATCTGAACCCAAACAGAAGCTAATCCGCAGCTCAGGTGGCACTGGCTTCCCAGTACTCCCCTACAAAGCCCTCCTTTGAAATTTGACCCCGGGGTTATTGGGAGGAAGGGCACCCAGGGCTGCTACCAGCTACCCCTGGAACCCCAGCTAACTGCCTGGAGGCCCCGTAGGAGAGCCATGGGGGGAAGGGCAAGGTCCAACCTGGAAGTGCCAGGATGCCCCAAGCTTGTGTCCCCACAGAGCAACATTCAGGACATCACAGGCGCCCTCCTGAAGCACAATGAGAAGGGCTCCAGAACTAGTGCTGGTCACATCCCCCATGAGAAGATCGTCAACATTATCAACGACATTTTTGGGGCCGGTAGGAACCAGACCCATACCTTTTCTATCCACCAGTACCCACTGTCCACACACAGACTTGCCAGGCCCCTGAGTCCATCCGATCATTGGCTAACCACACAGCAGGTGGTGTGGGATACAGACCCCTGGCCCATATTCCGGGTCCGAGTCCAGGTGGGCCCAAAAACTCCCAGTGGAAATTCAGCTaaacccctctctgcctctgggcctcagtttccccacctcaACAATAAAGGGTTCTTATCCTGTAAGTCTAGATCCCTGTAATGCCAGCAGCTAATCTTGAAACTAGTGATTCAAATTAGTGTTGAGGAGACCGGGTCTCTACCCTCAAGAAACTCATGGGGGTTGGAGAATgtagggggaagggggcagagaaaCCCACAGCTGGTGTGTAAGTTCTGGATGCTTAGTAAATGCTGGTTTCTTGTTCttgtcttcttcccttcctcacctTGTGCCATGCTGGCCAGGATTTGACACCATcacaacggccatctcctggagCATCATGTATCTTGTGACAAACCCTGAGATACAGAGAAAGATCCAGGAAGAGTTGGGTATGTGGTTGAGATGCATGAGCTAAGAGAAGTCTTGGGATCCCCAGGTCATTTTTCCCATGTACATGTAGTTGTTTTGTGCCTACTATGAGTCACGCCTGGACATACAGTGGTGCCCACCCTTGCCTTGAACGTGCTAGAGGCAGGGTCGTTAGCGGGCCTCACATATAAAACAGGCATAGTACCACGTAATAGGGGACTTTGACGCCATGGAGGCAGTCAGGACATCCCTAAGCCTTGTCTGGTCTGTGTTCCACAGACAGAGTGATTGGCAGGGCCCGGCAACCCCGGCTCTCCGACAGACTCCAGCTGCCCTACCTGGAGGCCTTCATCCTGGAGCTCTTCCGACACACCTCCTTCGTCCCCTTTACCATCCCCCACAGGTAAGGCCAGCTTATCCTGCCCTACCACCATTATAGTCCTCGCCATGTTTCTTCCTCCCATCTTCTTAGCCCTGGCCCTGGCTCAGACCTTGGCCTCCGTTCTGGCCGTGTCACCAGACCCTCAGCCTCTAGGCTGTCCCTAAGCAGTCCAACCATGATCAAACCACCCAGCTGTCAGGAGAGAGTCACACTCCTGACCTCAGTTCTCCTTCACCTCTGCACACATTCCCTCCCTGCAAGTACTCTCAACCCAGCCATACTGGCCTCAGTGGACCTGGCTGGCAAGACACAGTCAACCTCCAATTTTACTTATGCTGgaccttctgcctggaatgcctccTAACCTCTTCTGCTACCAGAATCCCATCCTCACCCAAGGTCAATCCTGACACAAACTTGCCCTTCACTGGCAGGCTTTCTTGACTCATCCAGCTGGCACAGCTTCACTCTCTGATAGACTGTAGGACTTCCAGTCATTTGTCCTTGATCGTGTCCTGGGATTTTAACAATGTCAAGAGAGTTAGTGAACATTTACTTCTACCCAAACATTGGTCTAGTTATTCCCAGACTAAAAGGCCCGACTCCTCAGCCCGGGTGGGAACTCCCCAGGGCTAGCCCAGGCTGCCTGTTTCTTGGCTCCAAAGTATGGCCAAGAGCACAGCTGGACACAAACGAAAATTTGTAGACACTTGCTGAAGTTGAAgaacaggagctgagggaaggggaggacaGTTTCACCCTCCTCTGCTCCTGATACTTCCTCCCAGTGTGGAGACTGTGGTGGACAAGTTATTGGCGTTGGGGAGAGCGGTTAGTAGAAGAAGTAGGTTCCAGAGACATGCCCCAGTGTTCCTGCCCTGATCCTGACAGAGACCTCTTCCCTCCTCAGCACAACAAGGGACACGATACTGAAAGGCTTCTACATCCCTAAAGAACGCTGTGTCTTTGTAAACCAGTGGCAGGTCAATCATGACCCGTGAGTATACCTCCCCCACTGAAAACTCCATGAGATTCAGCAGACAGGAAGGCTCTTTGTCCCCCTAGGAACTGGGTATAAATAAAGGAATGGGGC
Coding sequences within:
- the LOC122893016 gene encoding cytochrome P450 1A2-like isoform X1 is translated as MFSSARLTLPVSFATELLLVSAVFCLVLWVARAWQPRVPKGLKSPPGPWGWPLLGNVLTLGKTPHLALTRLSQQYGDVLQIHIGSTPVLVLSGLDTIRQALVQQGDDFKGRPDLYSFTLVTDGQSMTFNPDSGPVWAARRRLAQNALKSFSIASDPASLCTCYLEEHVSKEAEALLGRLQQRMAEAGRFDPYNEVLFSVASVIGAMCFGKRFPQSSEEMLSLISSTNDFVETASSGNPVDFFPILRYLPNPSLQKFKAFNQKFFRFLQNIVQEHYQDFDESNIQDITGALLKHNEKGSRTSAGHIPHEKIVNIINDIFGAGFDTITTAISWSIMYLVTNPEIQRKIQEELDRVIGRARQPRLSDRLQLPYLEAFILELFRHTSFVPFTIPHSTTRDTILKGFYIPKERCVFVNQWQVNHDPKVWGDPSKFRPERFLTADGTAINKTLSEKVILFGMGKRRCIGEVMAKSEIFLFLAILLQRLEFSVPAGVKVDLTPIYGLTMKHPHCEHVQARPRFSTK
- the LOC122893016 gene encoding cytochrome P450 1A2-like isoform X2: MAWSPIATELLLVSAVFCLVLWVARAWQPRVPKGLKSPPGPWGWPLLGNVLTLGKTPHLALTRLSQQYGDVLQIHIGSTPVLVLSGLDTIRQALVQQGDDFKGRPDLYSFTLVTDGQSMTFNPDSGPVWAARRRLAQNALKSFSIASDPASLCTCYLEEHVSKEAEALLGRLQQRMAEAGRFDPYNEVLFSVASVIGAMCFGKRFPQSSEEMLSLISSTNDFVETASSGNPVDFFPILRYLPNPSLQKFKAFNQKFFRFLQNIVQEHYQDFDESNIQDITGALLKHNEKGSRTSAGHIPHEKIVNIINDIFGAGFDTITTAISWSIMYLVTNPEIQRKIQEELDRVIGRARQPRLSDRLQLPYLEAFILELFRHTSFVPFTIPHSTTRDTILKGFYIPKERCVFVNQWQVNHDPKVWGDPSKFRPERFLTADGTAINKTLSEKVILFGMGKRRCIGEVMAKSEIFLFLAILLQRLEFSVPAGVKVDLTPIYGLTMKHPHCEHVQARPRFSTK